The following are from one region of the Meiothermus sp. Pnk-1 genome:
- a CDS encoding acyl-CoA dehydrogenase family protein, whose translation MFDFLQVQELLTPEEREVQRAARRFLEAEALPHINRWWEAGEFPRHLIPKFAELGFFGPTLPTEYGGGGASSATYGVMAYELERIDAGLRSFASVQSSLVMYPIYAYGSEEQKREFLPKLARGEMIGCFGLTEPDGGSDPDSNMKTRAYRDGDHYVLSGSKMWITNGNLAHIAVIWAKDEAGAVRGFIVPTDTKGFAANEVKHKMSLRASVTSELVLQEVRLPASLMLPKAEGLKAPLSCLTQARFGIAWGALGALEAVYSEALAFAQSRTTFGKPIAARQLVQEKLVRMAADHTKGLLLAWRLAQLKDAGKLRPAQVSLGKRDNVRSALNAARSAREILGGSGITLEYHSIRHMLNLETVDTYEGTHDIHTLILGREFTGHNALG comes from the coding sequence ATGTTCGACTTCCTACAGGTGCAAGAGCTCCTCACCCCCGAGGAGCGCGAGGTTCAGCGAGCGGCCCGGCGCTTCCTCGAGGCCGAGGCCTTGCCCCACATCAACCGTTGGTGGGAGGCGGGGGAATTCCCCCGTCACCTCATCCCTAAGTTCGCCGAATTGGGCTTCTTCGGCCCTACCCTCCCCACCGAGTACGGGGGCGGTGGGGCCAGCAGCGCCACTTACGGGGTGATGGCCTACGAACTCGAGCGCATCGACGCGGGCCTCAGGAGCTTCGCCAGCGTACAGTCGAGCCTGGTGATGTACCCTATCTACGCCTACGGCTCGGAAGAGCAAAAGCGCGAGTTCCTGCCCAAGCTGGCCCGCGGCGAGATGATCGGCTGCTTTGGCCTCACCGAGCCGGACGGGGGCTCCGACCCCGACAGCAACATGAAGACCCGGGCCTATAGGGATGGCGACCACTACGTCCTCTCGGGCAGCAAGATGTGGATCACCAACGGCAACCTGGCCCACATCGCGGTGATATGGGCCAAGGACGAAGCCGGGGCGGTGCGCGGTTTTATCGTGCCGACCGATACCAAGGGCTTCGCGGCCAACGAGGTCAAGCACAAGATGAGCCTGCGCGCCAGCGTGACCAGCGAGTTGGTGCTCCAGGAGGTGCGCCTCCCCGCTAGCCTGATGCTCCCCAAGGCCGAAGGGCTCAAGGCCCCGCTCTCCTGCCTCACCCAAGCCCGCTTCGGCATCGCCTGGGGAGCTTTGGGGGCGCTTGAGGCCGTCTACAGCGAAGCCCTCGCCTTCGCCCAAAGCCGCACCACCTTCGGCAAACCCATCGCCGCGCGCCAACTGGTGCAGGAAAAATTGGTGCGGATGGCCGCCGACCACACCAAGGGGCTTTTGCTCGCCTGGCGCTTGGCCCAGCTCAAGGACGCCGGGAAGCTGCGCCCGGCCCAGGTCTCCCTCGGCAAGCGGGATAACGTGCGCTCGGCGCTGAACGCGGCCCGCTCGGCCCGAGAGATCTTGGGCGGAAGCGGGATCACCCTCGAGTACCACAGCATCCGGCACATGCTGAACCTCGAGACCGTGGACACCTACGAGGGCACCCACGACATCCATACCCTGATCCTGGGGCGGG
- a CDS encoding TRAP transporter fused permease subunit — protein sequence MELSQESTQKTPLRRFTWVVLLVAALYSLYLVLHPFTPFSRSDISILDVVQLERAVHVFFLVFAGYLLTAQGLPQRRTVGSWVFVALTLPFLYTFWVPNVPGVAIPLEGRLAGTLAWALAVLPALLPTTRRYTDLLAALLSIAPLAYQLRFYEELVYRAVIPTGWDMTMSFSLIILVLGLVYRLLGPVMPSLVLIFLAYNLYGHLVPGTFRGAKNGIDLLLGKTYNETEAGIYGLITGVSAKYLVYFTILSGLIGALGLGRVVANIALALVGRTPQTPGRVTGIASVFMGMFSGSGAADTQFVATLTKPLYEKAGYDRMTAAGLVATAGTIALITPPVLGSIAFIMVEILQISYLWVMVMAIGPCLLYLFSILTYNEFYARKAQLPPVGADESLHRRYALRYSTIFLPILVIVVLLYRGAEVATAVYLAALAFILVCYLDPTLRPEPLRQAMKSRWYPLGLGLGVLLALAGFFLPPLLGVGYGEIPLFHLTLAFLGLILGTFAFPSAMEGKFMAAFAPIADGLAEGFRQLVPIGAAIVAANLIFAMMVITGLPSKFSIFLGQISGESLILATVVTALFSLILGMGVPPTATYVLTSSLTAPAIINLAKANFAGYGLPEQQAALAATLATHMFLFYYAVLADVTPPVALSAYASASVFKTDPITTGVYAARVALAKYIIGFFFLLSFTGTGLLILPVLQNVPGLGGWLIILERFFFTAMAIFFLAAATVGYTRRPLRRWESWAMGLLAMSLFYPYPNLWMGFVPLVACLLFFLRRELAHSPNPQDAQR from the coding sequence ATGGAGCTATCTCAGGAGAGCACGCAAAAGACCCCGCTACGGCGGTTCACCTGGGTGGTGCTGTTGGTGGCCGCCCTTTACAGCCTCTATCTGGTCCTTCACCCCTTTACCCCATTCTCCCGCAGCGACATCTCGATCCTCGACGTGGTGCAGCTCGAGCGGGCAGTGCACGTGTTTTTCTTGGTCTTCGCCGGATACCTGCTCACCGCCCAGGGGCTCCCCCAGCGGCGCACTGTGGGGTCGTGGGTCTTCGTGGCGCTCACCCTGCCCTTCCTCTATACCTTCTGGGTGCCCAACGTGCCGGGGGTAGCGATCCCGCTCGAGGGCCGGCTGGCCGGGACTTTGGCCTGGGCCCTGGCGGTGCTCCCAGCCTTGCTCCCCACCACCCGTCGCTACACCGACTTGCTGGCGGCCCTGCTCTCCATCGCCCCGCTGGCCTACCAGCTTCGCTTCTACGAGGAACTGGTCTACCGCGCGGTAATCCCTACCGGCTGGGATATGACCATGTCCTTTAGCCTGATCATCCTGGTGCTGGGGCTGGTCTACCGCCTGCTGGGGCCGGTGATGCCCTCGCTGGTGCTGATCTTCCTAGCCTATAACCTTTACGGCCACCTGGTCCCCGGCACCTTCCGCGGGGCCAAGAACGGCATCGACCTCTTGCTGGGCAAAACCTACAACGAGACCGAGGCCGGGATCTACGGCCTCATCACCGGGGTGTCGGCGAAGTACCTGGTCTATTTCACCATTCTCTCGGGACTGATCGGGGCGCTGGGGCTGGGCCGGGTAGTCGCCAACATCGCCCTGGCGCTGGTGGGCCGCACCCCGCAGACCCCAGGCCGGGTCACCGGTATCGCCTCGGTCTTTATGGGCATGTTTAGCGGTTCGGGGGCTGCCGACACCCAGTTTGTAGCCACCCTGACCAAACCGCTGTACGAGAAGGCGGGCTATGACCGCATGACCGCCGCCGGCTTGGTCGCTACCGCCGGGACCATCGCCCTCATCACCCCTCCGGTGCTGGGCAGCATCGCCTTCATCATGGTAGAAATCCTGCAGATCAGCTACCTGTGGGTGATGGTGATGGCCATCGGCCCTTGCTTGCTCTACCTGTTTTCGATCCTCACCTACAACGAGTTCTATGCCCGCAAGGCCCAGCTACCTCCGGTGGGGGCCGACGAAAGCCTGCACCGTCGCTACGCTCTGCGCTACAGCACGATCTTCTTGCCCATCCTCGTCATCGTGGTCCTGCTATACCGGGGGGCCGAGGTGGCCACTGCGGTGTACCTGGCCGCGCTGGCCTTCATCCTGGTGTGCTACCTAGACCCCACCCTGCGCCCCGAACCGCTCCGCCAAGCCATGAAAAGCCGCTGGTATCCGCTGGGGCTGGGGCTAGGAGTCCTGCTGGCCCTGGCGGGGTTCTTTCTGCCTCCCTTACTGGGTGTGGGATACGGCGAAATCCCCCTCTTTCACCTCACGCTGGCCTTTTTGGGACTGATCTTGGGCACGTTTGCCTTCCCCTCGGCGATGGAAGGGAAGTTCATGGCGGCCTTCGCGCCCATCGCCGACGGCCTGGCCGAGGGCTTCCGCCAGCTCGTCCCTATCGGCGCCGCCATCGTGGCGGCCAACCTGATCTTCGCCATGATGGTGATCACCGGGCTGCCCTCTAAGTTCTCCATCTTTTTGGGGCAGATCTCGGGGGAAAGCCTGATCCTGGCCACGGTGGTGACGGCCCTTTTCAGCCTGATCCTGGGGATGGGGGTGCCCCCCACCGCCACCTACGTGCTCACTTCCTCGCTCACCGCCCCAGCCATCATCAACTTGGCCAAGGCCAACTTCGCCGGCTACGGTCTGCCCGAGCAGCAAGCTGCCCTGGCCGCAACCCTGGCCACCCACATGTTTCTCTTCTACTACGCGGTGCTGGCCGACGTGACTCCCCCGGTGGCGCTCTCGGCGTACGCCTCGGCCTCGGTGTTCAAGACCGACCCCATCACCACCGGAGTCTACGCCGCGCGGGTAGCGCTGGCCAAATACATCATCGGCTTCTTCTTCCTGCTCTCCTTCACCGGCACCGGTCTGCTGATCCTGCCGGTGCTACAAAACGTACCGGGCCTCGGGGGGTGGCTGATCATCCTCGAGCGCTTCTTCTTTACCGCTATGGCCATATTCTTCCTGGCCGCCGCCACGGTAGGCTATACCCGCCGTCCCTTGCGGCGCTGGGAAAGCTGGGCCATGGGCCTGCTGGCAATGTCCCTCTTCTACCCTTACCCCAATCTGTGGATGGGCTTCGTTCCGCTGGTAGCGTGCTTGCTTTTCTTCCTGCGGCGGGAGCTCGCCCATAGCCCAAATCCTCAGGATGCACAGCGCTGA
- a CDS encoding TAXI family TRAP transporter solute-binding subunit, whose product MKHGFSRVLLGVSLCLLSGAALAQKPRVVVPTGSTGGVFFFYGQAVAKILSETGVADATAQQTGGSYDNLLLLRDRTDPAANTYYCALTTTDAALVTYTGQEPRFKEKRADSQRILFYMYPSLIHIVTTEKTGIKVVQDLKGKRVSTGQPGSSTENLALLVLEGANVKPESFSKRERLPAAESAKALAEGTIDAYFWVGGVPTSSVVELGQSLLRKGDRIRLVPVTPQSTTAQVLLKRFPGIVSTGVVPKSVYGTATDTPALFTGNVFVCPASMPDNLAYAITKAVFDNIKTLETATTAARDTTLKSSADLYAAKTVIPFHPGAVRYFREVGAIK is encoded by the coding sequence GTGAAACACGGGTTTTCGCGAGTGCTTCTCGGTGTATCCCTCTGCTTGCTATCTGGGGCCGCCCTGGCCCAGAAGCCGCGCGTGGTGGTGCCTACCGGCAGCACCGGCGGGGTGTTTTTCTTCTACGGCCAAGCGGTCGCCAAGATCTTGAGCGAAACCGGCGTAGCCGATGCCACCGCGCAGCAAACCGGCGGTTCCTACGACAACCTGCTCCTGTTGCGTGACCGCACCGATCCCGCCGCCAACACCTACTACTGCGCCCTCACCACCACGGATGCGGCGCTGGTCACCTATACCGGCCAAGAACCCCGCTTCAAGGAGAAGCGAGCCGATAGCCAACGGATCCTCTTCTACATGTACCCCAGCCTCATCCACATCGTGACCACCGAGAAGACCGGGATCAAAGTGGTGCAAGACCTCAAGGGCAAACGGGTCTCCACCGGGCAGCCGGGCTCCTCCACCGAGAACCTGGCGCTATTGGTGCTCGAAGGGGCCAATGTCAAACCGGAGAGCTTCAGCAAGCGCGAACGCCTGCCCGCTGCCGAGAGCGCCAAGGCCTTGGCCGAAGGGACCATCGACGCCTACTTCTGGGTCGGCGGGGTGCCTACCTCCAGCGTCGTGGAGCTGGGCCAGTCCCTGCTGCGCAAGGGCGACCGCATCCGCCTAGTGCCCGTAACCCCGCAAAGCACCACCGCTCAGGTTCTCCTCAAGCGTTTCCCCGGCATCGTAAGCACCGGGGTAGTGCCCAAAAGCGTCTACGGTACCGCCACCGATACCCCTGCGCTTTTCACCGGCAACGTCTTCGTATGCCCGGCCTCGATGCCCGATAACCTAGCCTATGCCATCACCAAAGCGGTCTTCGACAACATCAAAACCCTCGAGACCGCCACCACCGCGGCCCGCGACACCACCCTCAAAAGTAGCGCCGATCTCTACGCCGCCAAGACGGTGATTCCCTTCCATCCGGGGGCGGTGCGCTACTTCCGCGAGGTGGGGGCTATCAAGTAG
- a CDS encoding MFS transporter, with the protein MLVWQLLGDPRYRTYWLALFTSQLGTWMQSATQGWLVLELTGSAAKLGLVVALQFLPSLLFSLPAGVLSDRYPRRNLLFLTQGGMGLLAFAMFGLIITGLVRYEHVLVFAFLYGVFNAMDLPVRQAFTVELAGKDRYPGAIALNSFGFNVSRLTGPALAGILIAGVGLGWSYLANALSFLPLLWVLLGVPRVSQEVKRGGVLQDALEGVRYVWQEPLVRQIVLLVGLTSMFGMNFQTIVPAYARLVLGLEAQGFGFLMSAVGLGAIVAALIQAIASQVRPFRSILGSFVLGIALLVLALPISASWTAFFLGVAGFGMITTLINCNTTVQLMSPDRIRGRVMSVYSMVLLGVGPVGAYLSGLLIDLFGGRWGVAVMGGLTLLSALALVRFPWPRNLNPVQAEPSPASD; encoded by the coding sequence GTGCTTGTCTGGCAACTACTAGGAGACCCCCGCTACCGCACCTACTGGCTGGCCCTCTTCACCTCACAACTCGGCACCTGGATGCAGTCCGCTACCCAAGGCTGGTTGGTGCTCGAGCTGACCGGTTCGGCCGCCAAGCTCGGGCTGGTGGTGGCCTTACAGTTCCTGCCCTCGCTGTTGTTTTCCCTTCCCGCCGGGGTGCTCTCGGATCGCTACCCAAGGCGCAACCTCCTCTTCCTCACCCAGGGGGGGATGGGGCTGTTGGCTTTTGCTATGTTTGGCCTGATCATCACCGGGCTGGTGCGTTACGAGCACGTTTTGGTGTTTGCCTTTCTCTACGGGGTGTTCAACGCCATGGACCTGCCGGTGCGCCAGGCCTTCACGGTGGAGCTGGCGGGGAAAGATCGCTACCCCGGAGCCATCGCCCTCAACTCTTTCGGCTTCAACGTCTCGCGGCTTACTGGGCCGGCCCTGGCCGGGATCCTCATCGCGGGGGTAGGGCTGGGCTGGAGCTACTTGGCCAATGCCCTCTCCTTTCTGCCGCTGCTGTGGGTGCTGCTGGGGGTACCCCGGGTGAGCCAAGAGGTCAAGCGGGGCGGGGTGTTGCAGGATGCGCTCGAGGGGGTGCGCTACGTCTGGCAAGAACCCCTGGTGCGCCAGATCGTGCTCTTGGTGGGGCTTACCAGCATGTTCGGCATGAACTTCCAGACTATCGTTCCGGCCTACGCCCGGTTGGTGTTGGGGCTCGAGGCCCAGGGCTTCGGCTTTTTGATGTCGGCGGTGGGGTTGGGCGCGATCGTCGCGGCGCTCATTCAGGCCATCGCCTCCCAGGTCAGGCCCTTCCGCTCGATCCTCGGCAGCTTCGTGCTGGGGATCGCCCTGCTGGTTTTGGCCCTGCCTATATCGGCCTCCTGGACAGCTTTCTTTTTAGGGGTGGCCGGTTTCGGGATGATCACTACCCTCATCAATTGCAACACCACCGTCCAGCTCATGTCCCCCGATCGCATCCGGGGCCGGGTGATGTCGGTGTACTCGATGGTGCTTCTTGGGGTGGGGCCGGTGGGGGCTTACCTGTCGGGCCTTTTGATCGACCTCTTCGGCGGGCGCTGGGGGGTGGCGGTGATGGGGGGCCTCACCCTGCTCTCGGCCTTGGCCCTGGTGCGCTTCCCCTGGCCGCGCAACCTGAACCCGGTGCAGGCGGAGCCTTCCCCGGCTTCGGATTAG
- the wecB gene encoding non-hydrolyzing UDP-N-acetylglucosamine 2-epimerase, producing the protein MKRVVLAFGTRPEATKMAPVYHALKGQSGLEPVVLLTGQHREQLAQALSLFEVPAERNLDVMTERQTLPELAARILPQAARALEDLGADYVLVHGDTLTTFVVAWAAFLQQIPVGHVEAGLRSFNLAEPFPEEANRRLTDTLTDLDLAPTPLAKQNLLAEHKDPRRILVTGQTGVDAVLFAAKVGQLPQGIPRERLVTVTLHRRENWEVLGELAQALAKAAYDHPDYTFVFPVHLNPVVREAVWPVLAGVPNFFLLDPLEYGPMSALMGKSDLIVTDSGGLQEEGAALGVPVVVLRNVTERPEGVEAGILRLAGTDPRQVYQIVSGLLADAAERKRMSGAKNPYGDGKAAQRVAQGVAWRLGLAERPEDWQP; encoded by the coding sequence ATGAAACGCGTCGTACTCGCTTTTGGAACCCGCCCCGAGGCCACCAAGATGGCCCCGGTGTACCACGCGCTCAAAGGGCAGTCCGGCCTCGAGCCGGTGGTGCTGCTCACTGGGCAGCACCGCGAGCAGCTCGCCCAGGCCCTCTCCCTGTTCGAGGTGCCCGCCGAACGCAACCTAGACGTGATGACCGAGCGGCAGACCTTGCCCGAACTGGCCGCCCGCATTCTGCCGCAGGCGGCCAGGGCGCTCGAGGATCTGGGGGCTGACTACGTGCTGGTGCACGGTGATACCCTCACAACCTTCGTGGTGGCCTGGGCCGCTTTCTTGCAGCAAATCCCTGTGGGGCACGTGGAGGCGGGCTTGCGCAGCTTTAACCTGGCCGAGCCTTTCCCCGAGGAGGCCAACCGCCGCCTCACCGATACCCTCACCGATCTCGACCTAGCCCCCACCCCACTGGCCAAACAAAACCTCCTGGCCGAGCACAAAGACCCCCGGCGGATACTCGTCACCGGGCAGACCGGGGTGGATGCGGTGCTTTTCGCCGCCAAGGTGGGGCAGCTTCCTCAAGGAATTCCCCGCGAGAGGCTCGTCACCGTGACCCTCCACCGCCGCGAAAATTGGGAGGTGCTGGGCGAGCTGGCCCAAGCCTTGGCCAAGGCTGCCTACGACCACCCCGACTATACCTTTGTCTTCCCCGTGCACCTCAACCCGGTGGTGCGCGAGGCGGTGTGGCCGGTGCTCGCGGGGGTACCGAACTTTTTTCTCCTAGACCCGCTCGAGTACGGCCCGATGTCGGCTTTGATGGGCAAGAGCGATCTCATCGTCACCGATTCCGGCGGCCTACAGGAAGAAGGGGCCGCGCTGGGCGTGCCGGTGGTGGTGTTGCGCAACGTTACCGAGCGCCCTGAAGGGGTAGAAGCGGGCATTTTGCGCCTGGCCGGGACCGATCCCCGACAGGTGTACCAGATCGTGAGCGGGCTCTTGGCGGATGCGGCGGAGCGAAAGAGGATGTCCGGCGCCAAGAACCCCTACGGCGATGGTAAGGCTGCCCAGCGCGTAGCCCAGGGCGTAGCCTGGCGGCTGGGCTTGGCCGAGCGCCCGGAGGACTGGCAGCCGTGA
- a CDS encoding MraY family glycosyltransferase has product MTDFLKSLGIADPGGSGWLIVIFTFIVAWTVTWRFIPRVRQFALKVGWADQPNARRLNKEPLPNAGGLAIFAGVIAALTVATALRPILIQQVQVQVLAILLGGAILVMVGFIDDQFGLPPLFRIVVQLLSALLLIAVGIRFNAAFGTALDPVLSVFLSVFWIVGITNAINLMDGVDGLAGGISYITAMCLLAVSAQNPEWAAGTLVLAALAGAALGFLRHNFHPSKIIMGDAGAYFFGYVLAATSLLGNLKLTTVFSLIPTVLFLLLPILDTSQVVIRRLLRGQNPMSTPGKDHIHHRLLERGFSQRRTTLTLWTLTLVFNLIAMTVQPSVPGRVVAVTALITAGLLAFTVWRKLRAVWRESQAEGG; this is encoded by the coding sequence ATGACCGATTTTCTCAAATCCCTGGGCATCGCCGATCCCGGCGGCTCCGGCTGGCTGATCGTGATCTTCACCTTTATCGTGGCCTGGACGGTGACCTGGCGGTTCATCCCTCGCGTGCGGCAGTTCGCCCTGAAGGTAGGCTGGGCTGACCAACCCAACGCCCGCAGGCTCAACAAAGAGCCTTTGCCCAACGCGGGGGGGTTAGCTATCTTTGCCGGGGTGATCGCCGCTTTGACCGTAGCGACCGCGCTTCGACCGATCTTGATCCAGCAGGTCCAGGTGCAAGTGCTGGCGATCTTGCTAGGCGGAGCCATCCTGGTGATGGTGGGATTTATCGATGACCAGTTCGGGCTTCCCCCCCTGTTCCGTATCGTGGTCCAGCTGCTCTCGGCGCTGCTGCTGATCGCGGTGGGAATCCGCTTCAACGCGGCTTTTGGCACCGCTTTGGATCCGGTGCTCTCGGTGTTTTTGAGCGTCTTCTGGATTGTGGGCATCACCAACGCCATCAACCTGATGGATGGGGTAGATGGGCTCGCCGGGGGGATTAGTTACATCACCGCGATGTGCCTGCTGGCGGTGTCGGCGCAAAATCCCGAGTGGGCCGCCGGGACGCTAGTGCTGGCCGCCCTGGCGGGGGCCGCGCTGGGGTTCTTGCGGCACAATTTCCACCCCTCCAAGATCATCATGGGCGACGCCGGGGCCTATTTCTTCGGCTACGTGCTGGCCGCCACCAGCCTGTTGGGCAACCTCAAGCTCACCACGGTGTTTAGCCTGATCCCTACGGTGTTGTTCTTGCTGTTGCCGATCCTCGATACCTCTCAGGTGGTCATTCGGCGGCTATTGCGCGGGCAAAACCCCATGTCCACCCCCGGTAAGGACCACATCCACCACCGGCTGCTCGAGCGCGGCTTTTCCCAACGGCGCACCACCCTTACCCTGTGGACCCTGACCCTGGTCTTCAACCTGATCGCCATGACCGTGCAGCCCAGCGTGCCGGGGCGGGTGGTGGCGGTCACCGCTCTGATTACCGCGGGGTTATTGGCGTTTACGGTATGGCGCAAGCTGCGGGCAGTGTGGCGAGAGTCGCAGGCCGAGGGGGGCTAA
- the upp gene encoding uracil phosphoribosyltransferase: MNVTVVDHPLVQHKLAILRDKNTGSKDFRELTAEVSMLMAYEAMRDLELDPVTIETPLTRMEARMLSGKKLALVAILRAGLIMVDGILRLVPAARVGHIGLYRDPQTLSPVEYYAKLPEDIRGRRVFLTDPMLATAGSAVHAIQVLKNSGAQHIKLMSIIAAPEGIARLEREHPDVEVVVAAIDDHLNDHGYIVPGLGDAGDRIYGTK, from the coding sequence ATGAACGTCACCGTGGTAGACCACCCGCTGGTGCAGCACAAGCTAGCCATTCTGCGCGATAAAAACACCGGTTCCAAGGATTTCCGCGAGCTAACGGCAGAGGTCAGCATGCTCATGGCCTATGAGGCCATGCGAGACCTGGAACTCGATCCCGTGACCATCGAAACCCCCCTCACCCGCATGGAAGCCCGCATGCTATCGGGGAAAAAGCTGGCCCTGGTGGCCATTTTGCGGGCTGGGCTGATCATGGTAGATGGGATTCTTCGGCTGGTACCGGCCGCCAGGGTGGGCCACATCGGGCTGTACCGCGACCCCCAAACCCTAAGCCCCGTGGAGTACTACGCCAAGCTACCCGAGGACATCAGGGGCCGCCGCGTCTTCCTCACCGACCCCATGCTAGCCACCGCGGGGAGTGCGGTGCACGCCATTCAGGTGCTTAAAAATAGCGGCGCTCAACATATCAAGCTGATGAGCATCATCGCCGCGCCGGAAGGGATCGCTCGCCTCGAGCGCGAGCATCCCGACGTGGAGGTGGTGGTCGCGGCCATCGATGATCACCTGAACGACCACGGCTATATCGTGCCGGGGCTGGGAGATGCCGGGGATCGAATCTACGGAACCAAGTAG
- a CDS encoding aminoglycoside phosphotransferase family protein, producing MNPEVKKQLEAHYRTRLTPLAGGAEARTFAGDGLVFKIYAPEPPHPNQPAGIYAARLEALNMTKAGLGSWVVEALEVARHGVLVTRRYPGQNFHPDRFSQAALEALAEFFRRLHRIKEPGVVSRTRLEERLAQFGGTLCDLGEACALVEALHRHVDEVAGTPQAFCHRDPHAGNILLKNSGINSAIPEALVVDWVRAQPDDPARDLAILTTGTLDLLGEQAALEALRHIVRGYPDAQTLWPRLRFWVPLTYLHDMHWFRTKEPSGFAAAVADKMPKAWRFYQEFPTLFDAP from the coding sequence GTGAATCCCGAGGTCAAAAAACAGCTCGAGGCACACTACCGTACCCGGCTCACCCCGCTGGCCGGTGGGGCTGAAGCCCGCACCTTCGCGGGGGACGGCCTGGTGTTCAAGATCTATGCTCCCGAGCCCCCCCACCCCAACCAACCGGCGGGCATCTATGCCGCGCGGCTGGAAGCGCTCAACATGACCAAAGCTGGCCTGGGAAGCTGGGTGGTGGAGGCGCTCGAGGTCGCCAGGCACGGAGTTCTCGTCACCCGCCGCTACCCCGGCCAAAACTTCCACCCCGACCGCTTCAGCCAAGCGGCCTTGGAGGCCCTGGCGGAGTTTTTTCGCCGCCTGCATAGAATCAAAGAGCCCGGCGTGGTGAGCCGAACCCGCCTGGAAGAGCGCCTCGCCCAATTCGGCGGCACGCTATGCGACCTAGGCGAAGCTTGTGCTCTAGTGGAAGCTCTACACCGACACGTTGACGAGGTCGCCGGCACCCCCCAGGCCTTCTGCCACCGCGACCCCCACGCGGGCAACATCCTGCTGAAAAACTCCGGCATAAACAGCGCGATCCCCGAAGCCCTGGTGGTGGACTGGGTACGGGCCCAGCCCGACGATCCAGCCCGCGACCTGGCCATCCTCACCACCGGGACGCTGGACCTATTGGGAGAACAAGCCGCGCTCGAGGCCCTGCGCCATATCGTCCGGGGCTACCCCGATGCCCAAACCCTGTGGCCCAGGCTGCGCTTTTGGGTACCCCTCACCTACCTCCACGACATGCACTGGTTTCGCACCAAGGAACCGTCCGGATTCGCCGCCGCGGTGGCCGACAAGATGCCCAAGGCCTGGCGTTTTTACCAGGAGTTTCCCACGCTATTCGATGCTCCCTAA
- a CDS encoding multidrug efflux SMR transporter: MSGWTYLILAILAEVIGSTGLKASQGFSKLLPSIVVVVGYASAFYFLSLALKTVPLNTAYAVWSGLGTALIALLGVVLLRESINFPMILGLVLIVAGVALLQLYGVRH, from the coding sequence ATGAGTGGTTGGACATATCTCATTTTGGCCATCCTGGCCGAGGTGATCGGCTCCACTGGCCTCAAGGCCTCGCAGGGCTTCAGCAAACTTCTGCCCAGCATCGTAGTAGTGGTGGGCTACGCCTCGGCCTTTTACTTTTTGAGCCTGGCCCTGAAAACGGTGCCGCTCAACACCGCCTATGCGGTCTGGTCGGGGCTCGGCACCGCGCTCATCGCCCTCTTGGGGGTGGTGCTCTTGCGGGAGAGCATCAACTTTCCCATGATCCTGGGCCTAGTGCTAATCGTGGCGGGGGTAGCGCTGCTCCAACTCTATGGGGTTCGGCATTGA
- a CDS encoding TetR/AcrR family transcriptional regulator, with protein sequence MPPATDARSRILEAAEAVIRREGGMALTLEAVAQAAGVSKGGLLYHFPSKEALVRALLEHHLDAFEQALAESGKPFAQAYVEMGWYDGSGGLFLSLAAALALYPELLQTIRERSRRWYARVRTPEARIALLATDGLFMAQLLGLETLGPEERQAVLERLRALAGEEAG encoded by the coding sequence ATGCCCCCGGCTACCGATGCCCGCAGCCGAATCCTCGAGGCCGCCGAGGCGGTGATCCGGCGAGAGGGAGGGATGGCCCTCACCCTGGAGGCCGTAGCCCAAGCGGCGGGGGTGAGCAAAGGGGGTCTCCTTTACCATTTTCCCAGCAAGGAAGCCTTGGTGCGGGCGCTCTTAGAGCACCATCTGGATGCCTTTGAGCAGGCCCTGGCCGAAAGCGGCAAACCCTTCGCCCAGGCTTATGTGGAGATGGGCTGGTACGACGGCAGCGGCGGCCTCTTCCTGAGCCTTGCCGCCGCGCTCGCCTTGTACCCCGAGCTGTTGCAGACCATCCGGGAGCGAAGCCGCAGGTGGTACGCCCGGGTGCGCACCCCGGAAGCGCGCATCGCCTTGCTGGCCACCGACGGGCTGTTCATGGCCCAGCTGCTGGGCCTCGAGACCCTCGGCCCAGAGGAGCGCCAAGCGGTGCTGGAGCGGCTGCGGGCGCTGGCGGGGGAGGAAGCGGGATAG